The following are encoded together in the Salvelinus alpinus chromosome 29, SLU_Salpinus.1, whole genome shotgun sequence genome:
- the LOC139559033 gene encoding large ribosomal subunit protein uL5-like isoform X1 — translation MAVSAGFTHKEEQSEKKENPMRELRIRKLCMNICVGESGDRLTRAAKVLEQLTGQTPVFSKARYTVRSFGIRRNEKIAVHCTVRGAKAEEILEKGLKVREYELRKNNFSDTGNFGFGIQEHIDLGIKYDPSIGIYGLDFYVVLGRPGFSIADKKQKTGRIGFRHRIRKEEAMRWFQQKYDGIILPGK, via the exons ATGGCGGTGAGTGCAGGTTTTACGCATAAGGAG GAACAGAGCGAGAAAAAGGAGAACCCCATGCGTGAGCTTCGCATCCGCAAGCTCTGTATGAACATCTGTGTTGGGGAGAGTGGTGACAGACTGACCCGTGCTGCTAAGGTGCTTGAGCAGCTCACAGGCCAGACCCCTGTCTTCTCCAAGG CCCGCTACACTGTGCGATCGTTCGGCATCCGCAGAAATGAAAAGATTGCTGTCCACTGTACCGTCCGTGGAGCTAAAGCTGAGGAGATCCTGGAAAAGGGACTCAAG GTGCGTGAGTACGAGTTGAGGAAGAACAACTTCTCCGACACCGGTAACTTTGGCTTTGGCATCCAGGAACACATTGATCTGGGAATAAAGTATGACCCCAGCATCGGTATCTACGGACTGGACTTCTACGTC GTCCTGGGCAGACCCGGTTTCAGCATTGCTGACAAGAAGCAGAAAACGGGCCGCATCGGTTTCAGGCACCGCATCCGCAAAGAGGAAGCCATGCGCTGGTTCCAGCAGAAG TATGACGGTATCATCCTCCCCGGGAAGTAA
- the LOC139559033 gene encoding large ribosomal subunit protein uL5-like isoform X2, with product MAEQSEKKENPMRELRIRKLCMNICVGESGDRLTRAAKVLEQLTGQTPVFSKARYTVRSFGIRRNEKIAVHCTVRGAKAEEILEKGLKVREYELRKNNFSDTGNFGFGIQEHIDLGIKYDPSIGIYGLDFYVVLGRPGFSIADKKQKTGRIGFRHRIRKEEAMRWFQQKYDGIILPGK from the exons ATGGCG GAACAGAGCGAGAAAAAGGAGAACCCCATGCGTGAGCTTCGCATCCGCAAGCTCTGTATGAACATCTGTGTTGGGGAGAGTGGTGACAGACTGACCCGTGCTGCTAAGGTGCTTGAGCAGCTCACAGGCCAGACCCCTGTCTTCTCCAAGG CCCGCTACACTGTGCGATCGTTCGGCATCCGCAGAAATGAAAAGATTGCTGTCCACTGTACCGTCCGTGGAGCTAAAGCTGAGGAGATCCTGGAAAAGGGACTCAAG GTGCGTGAGTACGAGTTGAGGAAGAACAACTTCTCCGACACCGGTAACTTTGGCTTTGGCATCCAGGAACACATTGATCTGGGAATAAAGTATGACCCCAGCATCGGTATCTACGGACTGGACTTCTACGTC GTCCTGGGCAGACCCGGTTTCAGCATTGCTGACAAGAAGCAGAAAACGGGCCGCATCGGTTTCAGGCACCGCATCCGCAAAGAGGAAGCCATGCGCTGGTTCCAGCAGAAG TATGACGGTATCATCCTCCCCGGGAAGTAA
- the LOC139559034 gene encoding cyclic GMP-AMP synthase-like, protein MNRSTPQRGSSSSRQSSVPSTPSGEHQTTPPRTLRRTPSTPIDLQPSLGREAEEGGFLDGDGGSPIEDSQTGALLGQDDGNASTPATLTSHLPRQRPHLAAESPKPGDELAPISPELARWIRVRAQDLKLRQSDRQWAVDLVNHLRESLLVFLKNSDEQPYFQSASVLSSGSYYEMVKILNPNEFDMMLKLQSPSRLKMTELDQYHGLFYEVALSRPTRSHIRSFLLDDGLTISASKIISEMHRLVRKFISTYRVPGNSWRWVVNRKRPNSPAVTLSLLEVDNGKQELLSVDVVPALEVPSSQGWPLAARAGPDVDNWLGKKTRRSLTHQTCFFVPKKPPGRSLSEAAKESWRISFSHIEKELIKTHGNKRTCCESSATKCCRKQCFKLLKCLIEGLKQRYPQELDALCSYHGKTAFLHTLSIRAQDSLWTPRQLPACFMHLLRALEGHASSGLLPHFFVPTSNLFAPPTFPRKALVFLIEALEEQRRQGLPLLMPPAPAPPLAVHSHSDSQPQLSPVVQQTPVIQYPVILPPQVVEMKSFEQMFKIVALVVALVYVCYLL, encoded by the exons ATGAACAGAAGCACACCTCAGAGGGGATCATCCTCCAGTAGACAGAGCTCAGTTCCATCCACACCCTCTGGAGAGCACCAGACAACTCCACCACGGACCCTCAGAAGGACCCCATCCACCCCCATCGACCTCCAACCTAGCCTgggcagagaggcagaggagggtgGGTTTCTGGATGGAGATGGAGGTAGCCCTATAGAGGACTCTCAGACTGGGGCATTGCTGGGTCAGGATGATGGAAATGCCAGTACCCCAGCCACACTCACCTCACACCTCCCTAGGCAGAGACCACACCTGGCAG CCGAGAGCCCCAAACCAGGGGACGAGCTGGCCCCTATCTCCCCAGAGCTGGCCCGCTGGATCAGGGTTCGGGCCCAGGACCTCAAGCTCCGCCAGAGTGACCGCCAGTGGGCCGTGGACCTGGTCAACCATCTCCGGGAAAGCCTGCTAGTCTTCCTCAAGAACAGTGACGAGCAGCCCTACTTCCAGTCAGCCTCTGTGCTCAGCAGTGGTTCATACTACGAGATGGTCAAG ATACTCAACCCAAATGAGTTTGACATGATGCTGAAGCTCCAGTCTCCTTCCCGCCTCAAAATGACTGAGCTGGACCAATACCACGGCCTGTTCTACGAAGTCGCCCTATCCCGACCAACCCGTTCCCACATACGGTCTTTCCTTTTGGACGATGGGCTCACCATCTCAGCCAGCAAGATCATAAGTGAAATGCACCGTCTGGTCCGCAAGTTCATCAGCACCTACAGAG TGCCTGGAAATAGCTGGCGTTGGGTTGTGAATAGGAAGCGTCCCAACTCACCAGCGGTGACCCTTTCCCTGTTGGAGGTGGATAATGGGAAACAGGAACTACTTTCTGTGGATGTGGTGCCCGCCCTGGAAGTGCCCTCCTCACAGGGCTGGCCTCTGGCTGCCCGCGCCGGCCCAGATGTGGACAACTGGCTGGGGAAGAAGACCCGGCGCTCTCTCACCCACCAAACTTGCTTCTTTGTGCCCAAGAAACCACCGGGACGAAGCCTTAGTGAGGCAGCTAAAG AGAGTTGGAGGATTTCCTTTTCTCACATAGAAAAGGAACTGATCAAGACTCATGGGAACAAGAGGACCTGCTGTGAGAGCTCTGCCACCAAGTGCTGCCG tAAGCAGTGCTTCAAGCTCCTTAAGTGCCTGATCGAGGGACTGAAGCAACGCTACCCTCAAGAGCTGGATGCTCTGTGCTCCTACCACGGGAAGACAGCCTTCCTACACACCCTCTCTATTAGGGCCCAGGACTCCCTGTGGACGCCCCGTCAGCTGCCTGCCTGCTTCATGCACCTCCTAAGGGCCCTGGAGGGCCACGCAAGCAGTGGTCTGCTCCCCCACTTCTTTGTCCCCACCTCCAACCTCTTCGCCCCACCAACCTTCCCGCGCAAAGCTTTGGTGTTTCTGATTGAGGCtctggaggagcagaggagacagGGGCTTCCCCTTTTAATGCCCCCGGCTCCTGCCCCACCACTGGCAGTACACTCCCACAGTGACTCCCAGCCCCAGCTTTCCCCTGTTGTACAGCAGACTCCTGTTATCCAGTATCCTGTCATCCTGCCACCCCAAGTTGTTGAGATGAAATCCTTTGAGCAAATGTTCAAAATTGTGGCTTTGGTTGTGGCTCTTGTCTatgtatgttacctcctgtag
- the LOC139559035 gene encoding elongation factor 1-alpha-like, producing the protein MGKEKIHINIVVIGHVDSGKSTTTGHLIYKCGGIDKRTIEKFEKEAAEMGKGSFKYAWVLDKLKAERERGITIDISLWKFETAKYYVTIIDAPGHRDFIKNMITGTSQADCAVLIVAGGVGEFEAGISKNGQTREHALLAYTLGVKQLIVGVNKMDSTEPPYSQKRFEEIQKEVSTYIKKIGYNPATVAFVPISGWHGDNMLEASPNMGWFKGWKVERKEGGASGVTLLEALDSILAPSRPTNKPLRLPLQDVYKIGGIGTVPVGRVETGTLKAGMIVTFAPANVTTEVKSVEMHHETLEAALPGDNVGFNVKNVSVKDIRRGNVAGDSKNDPPMEAGNFTAQVIILNHPGTISQGYAPVLDCHTAHIACKFSELKEKIDRRSGKKLEDNPKALKSGDAAIIVMVPGKPMCVESFAAYPPLGRFAVRDMRQTVAVGVIKAVDKKAASTGKVTKSAIKATKAK; encoded by the exons ATGGGAAAGGAAAAGATCCACATCAACATTGTGGTCATTGGCCATGTCGACTCCGGAAAGTCAACCACCACAGGTCATCTGATCTACAAATGCGGAGGCATTGACAAGAGAACCATTGAAAAGTTCGAGAAGGAGGCTGCTGAG ATGGGCAAGGGCTCTTTCAAGTATGCCTGGGTGCTGGACAAGCTGAAGGCTGAGAGGGAGCGTGGTATCACCATCGACATTTCCCTGTGGAAGTTTGAGACCGCCAAGTACTACGTCACCATCATTGATGCCCCTGGACACAGAGACTTTATCAAGAACATGATCACTGGTACCTCTCAG GCTGATTGCGCTGTGCTGATTGTTGCTGGTGGTGTGGGTGAGTTTGAGGCGGGTATCTCCAAGAACGGCCAGACCCGTGAGCACGCTCTCCTCGCCTACACTCTGGGAGTGAAGCAGCTCATTGTTGGAGTCAACAAGATGGACTCTACTGAGCCCCCCTACAGCCAGAAGCGGTTTGAGGAGATCCAGAAGGAGGTCAGCACCTACATCAAGAAGATTGGCTACAACCCTGCCACCGTCGCCTTTGTGCCCATCTCTGGATGGCATGGGGACAACATGCTGGAGGCTAGCCCCAAC ATGGGCTGGTTCAAGGGATGGAAGGTCGAGCGTAAGGAGGGTGGTGCTAGCGGTGTGACCCTTCTGGAGGCTCTGGACTCTATCCTGGCCCCTTCCCGCCCCACTAACAAACCCCTCCGTCTGCCCCTGCAGGACGTCTACAAAATCGGCG GTATTGGAACAGTACCCGTGGGCCGTGTAGAGACTGGCACCCTGAAGGCCGGTATGATCGTCACCTTTGCCCCCGCTAATGTCACCACTGAGGTGAAGTCTGTGGAGATGCACCACGAGACCCTGGAAGCGGCTCTCCCCGGTGACAATGTCGGCTTCAACGTCAAGAACGTATCCGTCAAGGATATCCGTCGTGGCAACGTGGCTGGAGACAGCAAGAATGACCCCCCAATGGAGGCCGGCAACTTCACAGCTCAG GTCATCATCCTGAACCACCCCGGCACCATCTCCCAGGGCTATGCCCCCGTGCTGGATTGCCACACCGCTCACATCGCCTGCAAGTTCAGCGAGCTCAAGGAGAAGATCGACCGTCGTTCCGGCAAGAAGCTTGAGGACAACCCCAAAGCCCTGAAATCTGGAGACGCCGCCATCATTGTCATGGTGCCAGGAAAGCCCATGTGTGTGGAGAGCTTCGCCGCCTACCCTCCCCTTG GTCGTTTTGCCGTGCGCGACATGAGACAGACCGTTGCCGTTGGTGTCATCAAGGCCGTCGACAAGAAGGCTGCCAGCACTGGCAAGGTGACCAAGTCTGCCATTAAGGCCACCAAAGCCAAATGA
- the LOC139559036 gene encoding elongation factor 1-alpha, oocyte form — MGKEKIHINIVVIGHVDSGKSTTTGHLIYKCGGIDKRTIEKFEKEAAEMGKGSFKYAWVLDKLKAERERGITIDISLWKFETGRYYVTIIDAPGHRDFIKNMITGTSQADCAVLVVAGGVGEFEAGISKNGQTREHALLAYTLGVKQLIVGVNKMDSTEPPYSQKRFEEIQKEVSTYIKKIGYNPATVAFVPISGWHGDNMLEASPNMGWFKGWKVERKDGNANGVTLLEALDSILPPSRPTDKPLRLPLQDVYKIGGIGTVPVGRVETGTLKAGMIVTFAPANVTTEVKSVEMHHETLESAMPGDNVGFNVKNVSVKDIRRGNVAGDSKNDPPMEAGTFTAQVIILNHPGQISQGYAPVLDCHTAHIACKFSELKEKIDRRSGKKLEDAPKFLKSGDAAIVDMIPGKPMCVESFQEYPPLGRFAVRDMRQTVAVGVIKAVDKKAASSGKVTKSAVKAGKK, encoded by the exons ATGGGAAAGGAAAAGATCCACATTAACATCGTGGTCATTGGCCATGTCGACTCCGGCAAGTCAACCACCACAGGCCATCTGATCTACAAGTGCGGAGGCATTGACAAGAGAACCATTGAAAAGTTCGAGAAGGAAGCAGCTGAG ATGGGCAAGGGCTCTTTCAAGTATGCCTGGGTGCTGGACAAGCTGAAGGCTGAGAGGGAGCGTGGTATCACCATCGACATTTCCCTGTGGAAGTTTGAGACCGGCAGGTACTACGTCACAATCATTGATGCCCCTGGACACAGAGATTTCATCAAGAACATGATCACTGGTACCTCTCAG GCTGATTGCGCTGTGCTGGTTGTTGCTGGTGGTGTGGGTGAGTTTGAGGCTGGTATCTCCAAGAATGGCCAGACCCGTGAGCACGCTCTCCTCGCCTACACTCTGGGAGTGAAGCAGCTCATTGTTGGAGTCAACAAGATGGACTCTACTGAGCCCCCCTACAGCCAGAAGCGGTTTGAGGAGATCCAGAAGGAGGTCAGCACCTACATCAAGAAGATTGGTTACAACCCTGCCACCGTCGCCTTTGTGCCCATCTCTGGATGGCATGGGGACAACATGCTGGAGGCTAGCCCCAAT ATGGGCTGGTTCAAGGGATGGAAGGTCGAACGTAAGGATGGTAACGCCAACGGTGTGACTCTGCTGGAGGCCCTGGACTCAATTCTGCCCCCCTCCCGCCCCACAGATAAGCCCCTTCGTCTGCCCCTCCAGGATGTCTACAAAATCGGCG GTATTGGAACAGTACCCGTGGGACGTGTGGAGACTGGCACCCTGAAGGCCGGTATGATCGTCACCTTCGCCCCCGCTAATGTCACCACTGAGGTGAAGTCTGTGGAGATGCACCACGAGACCCTGGAATCGGCTATGCCCGGTGACAATGTTGGCTTCAACGTCAAGAACGTGTCCGTCAAGGATATCCGTCGTGGCAACGTGGCTGGAGACAGCAAAAACGACCCCCCAATGGAGGCCGGCACATTCACCGCTCAG GTCATCATCCTGAACCACCCTGGCCAGATCTCCCAGGGCTATGCCCCTGTACTGGATTGCCACACGGCTCACATCGCCTGCAAGTTCAGCGAGCTCAAGGAGAAGATTGACCGTCGTTCTGGCAAGAAACTTGAGGATGCCCCCAAGTTCCTGAAGTCTGGAGACGCTGCCATCGTTGACATGATCCCCGGCAAGCCCATGTGTGTGGAGAGCTTCCAGGAATACCCTCCTCTTG GTCGTTTCGCTGTGCGTGACATGAGGCAGACTGTTGCTGTTGGTGTCATCAAGGCCGTCGACAAGAAGGCTGCCTCCAGCGGCAAGGTCACCAAATCCGCCGTTAAGGCTGGTAAAAAGTGA